From the genome of Malus sylvestris chromosome 13, drMalSylv7.2, whole genome shotgun sequence:
AGCCAAACATTTGctgaacttagcatacaactgatTTGCCCTTAGTGTCTTTAGAACCAAACTCAGATGCTTGGCATGATTGATTTCATTCCTCAAATACACCAAAATGTCATCAATGAAAACAATGATGAACCTATCGAGGTATGGATgcaatactcgattcatcaggttcatgaaagctgctggtgcattagtcaatccaaatggcatcacaagaaacttgtaatgaccatatcgagttctGAAAGCTGTATTCGGAACGTCGTCGCTTCTGATtttcaattggtagtaacccGATCTTAGTTCAATCTTCGAGAACACACAAGCACCTTTAAGCTGGTCAAAGAGATCATCAATACGAGGTAACGGATAATGGTTTTTAATCGTCACCTGATTCAACTGTCTATAGTCAATGCATaacctcaaagttccatctttcttccttacaaacAGAACTGGAGCTCCCCACGGGGAAGTGCTTGGCTGAAACCCTTATCAACCAACTCTTGCAACTGAGTTTTAAGTTCCCTTAACTCTGCATAAGCCATACGGTAAGGTGTAAGGGAAATATGAGTAGTACCTGGAAGTAGATCGATGGTGAACTCCACTTCACGATCTGGGGGTAAGCCAGGTAATTCCTTGAGAAAAACATCGGGAAAGTGCCTAACTACTCTGATGTCCTCCATAGAGGTAGTAGTCTCTTCCAATAGCACAACATGAGCTAAGTAGTGTTGACAACCTTTACTAAACAGTCGTCTCGTCCTCATGGCAGTGATAACTTCGTGTTTTAGACCACCACGTTCACCAATAAACGTTACAGTAGGCATCCCCGGTCGGTGAAAAGTAACAACCTTCTCATAACAATCCAACCTGACACGATTGTAGTGTAACCAATCCATGCCTAAGATAACGTCAAAATCAATGATATCCAAAGGAACAAGATTAGCCGACATGACTACATCTTTGACAAGGATGGGACATCCTTGATATTCCCAACTAACATAATAGATTTCACCCCTTGGCATCGAGAATTCCAACTCGTAGCCGAGTGAAGTATGATGTGGTTTAGTCGTTTGAGCAAACTTATGGGAAATAACTGAATGTGTAGCACCAGAATCAATTAAAACTTTAGCAAAATGGCCTAGAACATTCAAtgtacccatgatcaagtccGGATTAGCCTGAGCATCTTGTAGGGTGGTGTTGTTAACTCTTCCCTGAACTTGTTGCCTACTTCCATGGCCCCTGTTTGCTTGAGTCTGATTACCTCGACCTTGATTACCTTGGCCTTGATAGGGTAGATTTGCCTATCTGCCTGAACCTCCACTGCTAGTTACTACGTCTAGATTATGATGTTGTCCTTCAGTATACATATGTGCTCCACCACCCTGATACGGCATATAGTCTTCATGAAACTATGGATAACCTCCCTGAGTCTGCTGATAGCCTCCCTAAATCTGCTGATAGCCTCCCTGATAGTAGGGAACCTCAGGTGTTTACTGGTATGGTCCTCCCTGATACTGGGCTACGTCCCATTGGTAGTGGAAAGCTCCACTGTGGCCTATCTACTGGCGATTACCAGGTGCTGGAAACTGCTATAAGGGGACTGCAGATGGTAGATTAGCAGGCTAATTCTTCTGATTTTGAGGACAATTATAGGCCATATGCCCTGTCTGTCTACAAGTGAAACATCATATGTTTCTTCTCTTACACTCGTCATAGTGACATGTTACACCTGCGACAAAATTGAACACCTAAATGCTAGATTTTCCTTGATTCTGAAAACGAGAACCACCAGCAGATCTGCCTTCTCTCTGAGGTGTACTAGAGTTAGAACCCCCACTCGACGATCCAGAGCTGTTTCCactcattttaaaattctaagCCCTTCTCGGACCAAGTGACGATTGCCCCCTATTACTGTACCTTTGGGCATTCCTGCCAACATCCACATCCTCATCGTTAGGAGCATTCTTCGAATCTTCAACTCGAAGCCAGACCTCGAAGAATTCCTGATACGTAGCACATAGAGTAGTGTTTGCCATAGAACGTCATTTCTTGCAAGTTCCTTTCTTAAACAAACGAAGCATCTCCCGGGGATTAGTAGCAATCTCGGGGAAATAACGAGATAAGTCTGTGAACTTTCGATGATACTCAGAAGCTGACATCTTACCTTGCCTCAGATCTGAAAACTCATCATTCTTACGATCCAAATACTTCAGAGGAACAAATCTAGTCTGAAATATTTGCTTGAAAACATCCCAATTCATAGCATCCTAATCAGATAATGATTTTTTCTCCTGATCCCACCAAGATTCTGCTCCCAATCGAAAAAGCCAGGTCGCTGTTTCGACCCATCTCTCTAGAGAAGATTACCCTGCCTATGCATATCTCTGACTTTTCTGATCCTTCATTACCAAAGAAATCATTAATCTTTAGGCGAGATACAATATCCAGAGTATTCCTTGGGGCAGGACAAAGTGAAGACTGAATAGCATTGGCAATAGCCTCACCAAACTGTCCAAGTTTTGAAAGTTATTCTCAGCTGGAGAacgtggctctctacgaggtgGCATGGTTTTGACATAAGAaaacaaaagttaaaacacactaGGAAGTGCAGGACTGTCTAAACCTATGCTTTGATGCCAAGTTGACACACCCTGACTTGGGAAGGTTGAAGCATGCTGGCTatcaccgtgaggtgacgtaaccataaagGTAAGTGATGTAAAAAGTGAATACATTTAAAACCAATTAGAACTAATTATACTAAAcagtgaaagagtgcgcaatcgtgggatgaacccactacaattattcaaaGTGTAACAGATAGTGAGACTACAGAAAAGTAGtcaaagtacacttattacaccacagtgataagttcgtacgtCCAAACATAAGGGAATGTCAGAACTGCAGAgattcctcgagtgccacaaAAAGTATAGCTATCCAGGCTCTaaaggggcgaaaaacaaagttgaatgggttagcaaaacaatgcttaaacgaaatcctttattttgaatatacaaacccttcgccgtaaaacaagtatagttccTTAAAACATACAATGTACGCATGTAACCAATAATACAACAACATTATAATAGTattataaccagaaatatggcaagtcatgatgtatcaaatgccacaataatataatcatgtgataatcaagtatagctaagAGCTCATCCATCTAAGTTGACACACGAGTTCGAACATATAATTTTTGACAcgaacatgactgggtgtaattAATATgctttagtactacgatcacgtgaaggctagtgCAGAAGCACGGTCACATACAAGCCGGATTGCCcaatgcaatctacccgacatgactggcacctaacttggatctaaGGAAAGCGAATGGTGTGAGgtgaacatacatgtgaaggactggccctagccctggggcgagtactaacattGATGcaacaagatgagcatgtatagatatgtatgaatgtcatgacagtaatatatcaaccatatagcagcatttatcacaattatatAGCAGTTATTAACTATTtggaaatatatatgtaaagtGATGTATTTATCCAAttctggaaactataaatacgtatagatataaaaataaactgcccactcacaagtaAGTTGCTGgttcgtagcccccgagcctagcttggcctcgaaCGTCATCGGGatacgtttcccctatatgtgaaataactaatttcgaattaattaaagcacatatacgtaaatctaaataaaacccccatattttgctcaaacctagggtttaaatatactATCGTGACCTACTTGacgtcacgaacatccccaaatttttaaaataatttttggtcAGCTCAAGCGCCCCCACGCACCGGCAATGGCACGGCCAAACGCGCAGGCCAGTGCCGTCAGCTAGCCTGAcaccgtcaggaatattccacggaatattccattaaatgcTAACAGAAGCTAATGGCGTTACCTGAAGCCATCAGGAATATTCAGTCAACTCTGATGGAATATTCTGTCTCTTTCTCCGTTTGTCCTTATCGTCGTCATCGTCCGCAGCAGTCTGCAACTTGATTTTTCGCtgattttctggaaaattttcaaactcactattctctttcatttctcaaccatttttgacgtactttatatggatttgaagctagTGAAGTGTAGAATCgcgttatacctatttggagtccaaaaagtggaTGAGGTCGttggaaaacgcctcgaaagttCTGACCAAAAGTGAGCTCCTCGAAACTCGGTTGTTTCGACGTCCAAGCTTCTTAAAAAATGTCCTAAGGGCCTCGGGGAGTTGTGGGAAGGCTTCCTTTAACTTCAAAACTCCTTAACCCGACCTAAAATTTGATGAACTCAGATCATTGAGTTGGGACCTCACGAGTTCGACGTTGAAAACTTGTCCATTCCGGGTTTGAAGAACATGGTTGTGATCGTGGGATTGAGGTAAGTACAATGGAGTGGTTTTTGGGTTCGATTTGTGAGCTTTGAAGCTCGTTTGAGGGTTTTGCAGAGAAAGATGGtatacgggagagagagagaaagagagagcaagagagagaattattttcttttgctttttctgaTTGGTTGTTGCAAAGAGGGAGTGGATGGGATTGGTGGAGTGCACATGATGGCCTAAATAGAAGGCTAGGGATAGAGTTTAGATTTTGTACCGAAAAGGGTATCGAAAATCTATCCGAAATAGTGTTTTCACACTGATAAAAATTTACGTACACTCGTAACaacgtgtacaatttaaatgcgatagtgagaaataaaataaaagcaatatgaatacgtccacgtcacttgccaataagggcataatagtcaatacacatactcagggagaaattacataggaaaattagtgacgggtcgtcacaataattatgaatattctatttcatatatttaaattttcagggtattacaatcacaataattatgaatattctatttcatatatttaaattttcagggtattacaatcATACTTCGTTGAGTTCACTATGTTTGTCCTGTTTGAgttttgttttagacattatgcatgcttctcacttttctccttagtctatgggttatCACCTGCCTTATGATTTACCATAGAaagattttgtgagttttactaccaatgcatactttctttaaatttgaCACTCCAATTCACCTGTTGTGTCGCTAACTTCATCCACTGttctaccttatctgctgaagatctAGTGCGatattttgtttgagtatttacatacTCAAGGAGGAGTGTTGCAGGCGTATGTAGAatagaaatgtgattgtgtaaatcctagtgtatctagggatatatttgaatattccttttagtaattaatatcctattagagttgtaatcctaaaatggTAAGaattttacctatcctactactataaataaatgcataATGGAGTGATACAAcatacacctcacaattaaatctctcttttctctcttattACTGCCGGCCTCCCTGTCTCTATTCACTTAGAATAGTTCAGTCAAATAGACTTATAACAACATTTTAATTTCTCTTTTTATGATGAATGAGATTATAATGTGAGTGGAGAAATAGAACAATAATGTTGGTCTAGCAAAGCACTCTTTGATGTTGTATTTGGTTCGTCCCAAATCCTCGATTCTAGGAATGACAACCTCACGTTCCTCGAGAATTCTGAAAATATAACAACCAATCAACATGTTGTAATATTTCCAAGCATTCTCGAAACACGTTAATTCCTCTGTTTGTTGAACGGGAAATGATTTTGCCTGGGCCTTGTGGCCACCCTAGCCCAGATGGCCCAAcaactaataaattaataatcctCTCCTTCCCCACCATATACAAACGTACACCCACCAACAGCCAATCCAAACCCGCATCCTATATAACCATCCCTTATAAACCACACTCGACCCAAAACCCTAACGCTTCCGCACCTATTTCTCACTTCGGAGCCGCATTAGGGTTGCACAGAGAGGGAACAATGGTGTCTGGCTCAGGTATCTGCGCTAAGCGCGTTGTGGTGGACGCCCGCCACCACATGCTCGGCCGCCTGTCTTCGATCCTGGCCAAGGAGCTGCTCAATGGGCAGAAGGTCGTGGTTGTTCGCGCGGAGGAGATCTGTATCTCCGGTGGGCTGGTGAGGCAGAAGATGAAGTACATGAGGTTCTTGCGTAAGCGCATGAACACTAAGCCTTCTCATGGTCCCATCCACTTCCGCGCCCCGGCTAAGATCCTCTGGCGCACCATCCGTGGGTACGTCGTCATTTTTCTGTTAGTCTTTGCCGATTTATTGATTTATGCATGCTTTATTAGCTTGAGCTGCTGggcttttattgttttgtttgattAGGTTACATTGTCTATGTAAATCAATGGAATGTATCAAAAAcccatttggggattttgttagtttttattgTTGGGTTTATGGTTGATGATGAAATTGATTGTTTTAATTCAGTTGGTGCTgtaaagttttgtgttttgaacaCTTCTTCTtagtttttgtttataaaaaatgaaagagcACTTTAGTTAATCACTATTTTGcaaaaaacacttcaatttaGCGATGAAACATAACATTTCTCCATTGACAACCATAAAGCGAACCTCATTTCTTACATGTATTGGAATATCTGTTTTTTGGCTAATTTTGATTCACTAGGGGAATTTTTTGTGTTAGATTTGTGTAGTTTTTGGTGCTGGCTACAATACTTACATATATGTAATAGAATATCCATCTCGGTCGTCAgaagatgattgtatcaaaaacATAATGTTCACattaaatacatacatatacatacatatacatacatatatatatacacacatatatacatacatatatatacatacatacatatacatacatatatacatacacacatatatacatacatatatatatatacatacacacatatatacatacatacatatatatatacacacacacacatatatatatacatatatatatacatatacatgtatatatatatatatatatatatatatattgtagcCAGTCGCCTATATTTTTTGTTGGAATAAAAATAAGTTATTGCTTTTTGCTTCGTTCTACTGCTTGAGAGTTTTTATGTTAAGTAACTTTGTTATTGCTTTTTTCTGCAGGATGATTCCCCATAAGACTAAGCGTGGTGCTGCTGCACTTGCTCGTCTGAAGGCATATGAGGGTATTCCACCTCCATATGACAAGACTAAGAGGATGGTCATTCCTGATGCGCTCAAGTAAGTTTTTTGacactatttttcatttgcCAAATGCCTGTCTTGTTATATAGATTGTTCTGTATTTCATGAAGTGAatgtttattgttttgttttttttttatatctgcAGGGTCTTGAGGCTGCAAGCAGGACACAAGTACTGTTTGTTGGGCAAGCTTTCTTCAGAGGTTGGATGGAACCACTATGAGACCATTAAGGTGAGAATCCCCTGCTTTCCTTGTTTGTTTTTACCTAGTGTTTTGTGTCCTTGTGCTGATAATGGTCTGGGTAAAGTATCTAGTTTTCTCTTTTAGTTCAAAGTGGTATGATCATTATTTCCCATTGAGTCAGATTGCATCTTAATTGAGTTTGCATATGGAGTTGTTTCCGTGGCTTATGTTTGTTCTTCCTCTTAAATGCACAATGTTGTTAGCGCTTCTGTTTTCTTGATTTGGAAAATGATTGCTATATGTTTCATGCTGCATGTCTAAATGGTGGAGTCGCCTAACATTATTGTATTATTACTGACAAAAGTCATTTGTTctgtattattgtattattaataATAAACGGCACTCCTTTTGTTTTCTGTCTTTATTAATCATCTATATTGGTCTTTACATACTGTTATGATTGGGTGAGGGatttctaagtctcaatttagGATTATCACAAAATGTTAGATTGGGGGATTACAAAAAGCCCTTCT
Proteins encoded in this window:
- the LOC126596110 gene encoding 60S ribosomal protein L13a-4-like, producing the protein MVSGSGICAKRVVVDARHHMLGRLSSILAKELLNGQKVVVVRAEEICISGGLVRQKMKYMRFLRKRMNTKPSHGPIHFRAPAKILWRTIRGMIPHKTKRGAAALARLKAYEGIPPPYDKTKRMVIPDALKVLRLQAGHKYCLLGKLSSEVGWNHYETIKELENKRKERAQVAYERKKQLNKLRVKAEKSAEEKLGPQLEIIAPIKY